From a region of the Rhipicephalus microplus isolate Deutch F79 chromosome X, USDA_Rmic, whole genome shotgun sequence genome:
- the LOC142777328 gene encoding uncharacterized protein LOC142777328, whose product MSRATFNELLIAEVAKRPILWDVKSKHFRNKQKKMILWEEVAEIVKEFDESVTADELQARWKNLKDTFRKKIKEEKKIKKSGAAAPSKTAYWPHTEQMTFLRDVLEPKRSISNMDASEETAVPTSLPVEPLDLPSQAFRNGSDVDNCPATRNPFELIFQEPSVPERVTTPPNPPPCNPPPSNQPLSNPLQGASCPRESEEVSSTPQQRSKRQRKR is encoded by the exons atgtcTCGCGCTACTTTCAATGAGTTGTTGATTGCTGAAGTTGCTAAACGACCTATTCTTTGGGACGTAAAGAGTAAACATTTCCGGAATAAGCAGAAGAAGATGATCCTCTGGGAAGAAGTTGCCGAGATTGTTAAAGAATTCGATGAATCTG TGACAGCAGACGAACTTCAAGCACGTTGGAAGAACCTCAAGGACACATTcaggaagaaaataaaagaagagaaaaaaatcaaaaagaGCGGTGCTGCAGCTCCATCGAAGACAGCATATTGGCCGCACACTGAACAGATGACTTTCCTCAGAGACGTATTGGAACCTAAGCG GAGCATCAGTAACATGGATGCCAGCGAGGAAACAGCGGTTCCAACATCCTTGCCTGTGGAGCCACTCGACCTCCCATCGCAAGCTTTCCGGAATGGTTCAGATGTTGATAACTGCCCCGCCACAAGAAATCCGTTTGAACTTATATTCCAAGAACCTAGCGTACCAGAACGGGTTACAACACCACCTAATCCGCCTCCCTGCAATCCACCGCCTTCCAATCAACCACTTTCCAATCCATTACAGGGTGCCAGCTGCCCAAGAGAAAGTGAGGAAGTTTCATCGACGCCACAACAAAGGTCAAAGCGGCAGCGAAAAAGATAA